From one Magnetofaba australis IT-1 genomic stretch:
- the aprA gene encoding adenylyl-sulfate reductase subunit alpha — MAYDTIIEDGIDILVAGAGLGGTGAAWEARFWGQDKKIVIAEKANIDRSGAVAQGLYAINCYMGTRWGENNPEDHVRYARIDLMGMVREDLLFDMARHVDSAVHQFEDWGLPLMRDPKKGSFLREGRWQIMIHGESYKPIVAEAAKKSADKVYNRICVTHLLMDESKPNRVAGAVGFNVRTGNYHVFKSKTVIVGAGGASNIYKPRSVGEGAGRVWYAPWSSGSAYGLMIGAGAKMTQMENKIVLARFKDGYGPVGAYFLHLKTYTCNGLGEEYESKWFPQLQEMVGKEYLDVEASHKTHRPIPTCLRNHAFISEVNAGRGPIHMVTMEAFQDPHLEEIGWHNFLGMTVGQAVLWASTDVDPKNQNPELTTSEPYVMGSHATGCGAWCSGPEDLSPPEYFWGYNRMTSVEGLFGAGDAVGGTPHAFSSGSFTEGRLAAKAACKYIDDGKAAGIVVSDKQINDRKEEIYKPLEHYTINRNEVVAGTVNPNYISPRQGLDRLQKLMDEYCGGVTVNYMTNEKLLNIGLQKMKLLEEDLEKVAAQDIHELLRAWELKHRHLAAESVFHHTLFRKETRWPGYYYRGDYMKVNDDDWHVLTVSRRDPETGEYTMEKAPLYHIVEKDA; from the coding sequence ATGGCTTACGATACAATCATTGAAGACGGCATCGATATTCTGGTTGCTGGCGCGGGCCTCGGCGGCACCGGCGCCGCCTGGGAAGCCCGCTTCTGGGGTCAGGACAAGAAGATCGTCATCGCGGAAAAGGCCAACATCGATCGCTCCGGCGCCGTTGCTCAAGGCCTCTACGCCATCAACTGCTACATGGGCACCCGCTGGGGCGAGAACAACCCCGAGGACCACGTCCGCTACGCCCGCATTGACTTGATGGGCATGGTGCGCGAAGACCTGCTGTTCGACATGGCGCGTCACGTGGACTCCGCGGTGCACCAGTTCGAAGATTGGGGTCTGCCTCTGATGCGCGATCCCAAGAAAGGCTCCTTCCTGCGTGAAGGTCGCTGGCAGATCATGATTCACGGCGAATCCTACAAGCCCATCGTGGCCGAGGCCGCCAAGAAGTCCGCCGACAAGGTCTACAACCGCATCTGCGTGACCCATCTGCTGATGGACGAATCCAAGCCCAACCGCGTCGCTGGCGCCGTGGGTTTCAACGTCCGCACTGGCAACTATCACGTGTTCAAGTCCAAGACCGTGATCGTCGGCGCTGGCGGCGCGTCCAACATCTACAAGCCCCGCTCCGTGGGTGAAGGCGCTGGTCGCGTGTGGTACGCTCCCTGGTCCTCCGGCTCCGCTTACGGTCTGATGATCGGCGCGGGCGCCAAAATGACCCAGATGGAGAACAAGATCGTGCTGGCCCGCTTCAAGGACGGCTACGGTCCTGTGGGCGCCTACTTCCTGCACCTCAAAACCTACACCTGCAACGGTTTGGGAGAGGAGTACGAGTCGAAGTGGTTCCCGCAGCTCCAGGAGATGGTGGGCAAGGAGTACCTGGATGTGGAAGCGTCCCATAAGACGCATCGCCCCATTCCCACCTGTCTGCGCAACCATGCTTTCATCAGCGAAGTGAATGCGGGCCGCGGCCCCATCCACATGGTGACCATGGAAGCGTTCCAGGATCCGCACCTGGAAGAGATCGGCTGGCACAACTTCCTGGGCATGACCGTGGGTCAGGCCGTTCTGTGGGCCTCCACCGACGTGGATCCCAAGAACCAGAACCCCGAGCTGACCACCTCCGAGCCTTACGTGATGGGCTCCCACGCCACCGGTTGTGGCGCCTGGTGCTCGGGTCCCGAAGATCTGTCGCCCCCCGAGTACTTCTGGGGCTACAACCGCATGACCTCCGTTGAAGGTCTGTTCGGCGCTGGCGACGCGGTGGGCGGCACGCCCCACGCGTTCTCCTCCGGCTCCTTCACCGAAGGTCGTCTGGCCGCCAAAGCCGCTTGCAAGTACATCGACGACGGCAAAGCGGCTGGCATCGTGGTCTCCGACAAGCAGATCAATGATCGCAAGGAAGAGATCTACAAGCCTCTGGAACACTACACCATCAACCGCAACGAAGTGGTTGCCGGTACGGTGAACCCCAACTACATCAGCCCCCGTCAAGGGCTGGATCGTCTGCAAAAACTGATGGACGAGTACTGCGGCGGCGTGACGGTCAACTACATGACCAACGAAAAGCTGCTGAACATCGGTCTGCAGAAGATGAAATTGTTGGAAGAGGACCTGGAGAAAGTGGCCGCTCAGGACATCCATGAGCTGCTGCGCGCCTGGGAACTGAAGCATCGTCACCTGGCGGCGGAATCGGTGTTCCATCACACCCTGTTCCGGAAAGAGACCCGCTGGCCTGGTTACTACTACCGTGGCGACTACATGAAGGTGAACGACGATGATTGGCACGTGTTGACCGTGTCGCGTCGTGATCCCGAGACCGGTGAGTACACCATGGAAAAAGCGCCTCTCTACCACATCGTGGAGAAGGATGCCTAA
- the aprB gene encoding adenylyl-sulfate reductase subunit beta produces MPTFVYMTRCDGCGHCVDICPSDIMHIDTTYRRAYNLEPNMCWECYSCVKACPHQAIDVRGYADFAPLGHSVRAIRDEEKGVIAWRIKFRNGKKDLNLLAPITTKPWGKEIPQLASVSGPTKEQRDSQLLYNEPKYIRMDEGGLHTLESNGLVIKEGVYY; encoded by the coding sequence ATGCCTACATTTGTTTATATGACGCGCTGTGACGGGTGTGGTCACTGTGTCGATATTTGTCCTTCGGACATCATGCACATCGACACCACCTACCGTCGCGCTTACAACCTCGAGCCCAACATGTGCTGGGAGTGCTACTCCTGCGTGAAGGCTTGCCCCCACCAGGCCATCGACGTGCGCGGCTATGCCGACTTCGCGCCTCTGGGCCACAGCGTGCGGGCCATTCGCGACGAAGAGAAGGGTGTCATCGCCTGGCGCATCAAGTTCCGCAACGGCAAGAAAGACCTGAATCTGCTCGCCCCCATCACCACCAAGCCTTGGGGTAAAGAGATTCCGCAGCTGGCCAGCGTCTCCGGTCCCACCAAAGAGCAGCGCGACAGCCAACTGCTGTACAATGAGCCCAAGTACATCCGCATGGATGAGGGCGGTCTCCATACCCTGGAGTCCAATGGTCTCGTCATTAAAGAAGGGGTGTACTACTAA
- a CDS encoding adenylyl-sulfate reductase yields MIGSNPFTELTTLISPEVMQGYVVVMFILVVGGTILDMIHKKSAKYFFANAEKAQKQRVRDVGAGEKISIAVQTVAVDVLTSAEFQNPNRRIAHIFKMYGFVSFIITTALLIFKYPTAGANTPAVVTGLWHLGAASICVGGYWFFFSLRVDVGSEGRRWHQFVPADMFIVSLLGTATFALLWSFTMGSGALNWLFFVLFILSATALFAGVRWSKFAHMFFKPAAAFQKRVTKADGSRENLPEVGDLSDPELQKKFPDIPEYMGNNPGYMGQGIKREAPRHF; encoded by the coding sequence ATGATTGGCAGTAATCCCTTTACCGAACTCACGACGCTCATATCCCCTGAAGTTATGCAGGGTTATGTTGTCGTGATGTTCATCCTGGTCGTTGGCGGCACTATTCTGGACATGATCCACAAGAAGAGCGCCAAATATTTCTTCGCGAACGCTGAAAAAGCTCAGAAACAGCGTGTTCGCGACGTCGGCGCCGGAGAGAAGATCTCCATCGCCGTGCAAACCGTTGCCGTGGATGTGCTCACCTCCGCCGAATTCCAGAATCCCAACCGCCGCATCGCCCACATCTTCAAGATGTACGGCTTTGTCAGCTTCATCATCACCACCGCGCTGCTGATCTTCAAGTACCCCACCGCGGGCGCCAACACCCCGGCCGTCGTCACCGGTCTGTGGCACCTGGGCGCCGCCAGCATCTGCGTGGGCGGCTACTGGTTCTTCTTCAGCCTGCGCGTTGACGTCGGCTCCGAAGGCCGCCGCTGGCACCAGTTCGTCCCGGCTGACATGTTCATCGTCTCCCTGCTGGGCACCGCCACCTTCGCTCTGCTGTGGTCCTTCACCATGGGCTCCGGCGCGTTGAACTGGCTCTTCTTCGTTCTGTTCATCCTCTCCGCCACCGCGCTGTTCGCCGGCGTGCGCTGGTCCAAGTTCGCGCACATGTTCTTCAAGCCCGCCGCCGCTTTCCAGAAGCGCGTGACCAAGGCTGACGGCTCCCGTGAGAACCTGCCCGAGGTGGGTGATCTGTCCGATCCCGAGCTGCAGAAGAAGTTCCCCGACATCCCCGAGTACATGGGCAACAACCCGGGTTACATGGGTCAAGGGATCAAGCGCGAAGCGCCCCGTCACTTCTAA